In Corylus avellana chromosome ca2, CavTom2PMs-1.0, the following proteins share a genomic window:
- the LOC132172234 gene encoding uncharacterized protein LOC132172234 isoform X1, producing MIGKRPNTPQKPPMVKPSPTSPGRGQMAPKRPWSPSPKDDGDSNPHEEEDPPHRSKKRKESNPHEEEDPPHSTRRRNDKDWQKGPNTPQKPPMAKLSLTSPGKAESKRPRRESSPSTAEETPAWSKLMTARFDNHFKLLETQLAEVQIQIGALTSTMGEFHSAFNNPQRIPSTDED from the exons ATG ATTGGCAAAAGACCAAACACACCGCAAAAGCCGCCGATGGTTAAACCGTCCCCAACAAGCCCTGGCCGAg GGCAAATGGCGCCTAAACGACCTTGGAGTCCTTCGCCCAAAGATGATGGGGATTCTAATCCCCACGAGGAAGAAGACCCTCCCCACCgtagcaaaaaaagaaaagagtctAATCCCCACGAGGAAGAAGACCCTCCCCACAGTACACGACGGCGAAATGACAAAG aTTGGCAAAAAGGACCAAATACACCGCAAAAGCCGCCGATGGCTAAACTGTCCCTAACAAGCCCTGGCAAAG CAGAGTCCAAGCGACCACGGAGGGAGAGTTCGCCGTCCACAGCAGAGGAGACTCCAGCTTGGTCTAAGCTGATGACGGCACGTTTTGACAATCATTTCAAACTGCTGGAGACTCAGCTCGCAGAAGTGCAAATTCAGATTGGTGCCCTCACTAGCACTATGGGGGAATTTCATTCTGCATTTAATAATCCTCAACGGATACCATCTACTGATGAGGATTAG
- the LOC132171378 gene encoding ankyrin repeat-containing protein NPR4-like isoform X2 — protein sequence MRSGQNNDQEASTSSESNTPSDKPVSDEKNLATALKGDWQAAKILIEKYRDLVRSPITERNETALHIAVAAKQATFVKELVKHMTSEDIELKNKNGNTALCFAAFAGGSKVVSIAKEMVKKNKKLPSVRGRKEKTPLYFAASNGRRKMVSYLYDVTPFEDLKPIERIDILVATISTDMYDIALTILKKDPSTLATMKNSEEEIALQELARKPLAFDSRSQLSVWERCFNSWFKGTCNKALIQLPAHKLVQLLWREVLVLPEDKFIDLLEEHSSLLFEAAELGNVEYLIILIGSYPDLIWRVDKNVQTIFHIAVRHRQENVFNLIYELGAIKGMVAKYTNSEFNMLHLAGQLAPLDRLNIISGAPLQMQRELLWFKEIEKIVPPLYKKLKNIDRKSKRVDICICECLENTYQKGQVEDKDQDNKAVNTPSNTKTENTDKKCQPRVIDQDGGLAATPWELFKNKHKELKEQGEKWMKDTANYCMLVAALIATVVFAGAFTVPGGNDQEIGTPIFLKSKWFMVFFISDALALLFSSTSMLIFLSILTSRYAEEDFLMSLPTKLLVGFTTLFVSIASMIVAFSATCFLFYYSEVAWVPIILIASASIPVTLFVLLHYQLWVDILRSTYSSKFLFRPHKHKLF from the exons ATGAGAAGTGGACAAAATAACGATCAAGAAGCATCCACTTCCTCTGAATCAAATACACCATCAGATAAGCCCGTCTCAGATGAGAAAAATCTAGCGA CTGCCCTAAAAGGAGATTGGCAAGCTGCTAAGATTCTAATTGAGAAATATCGAGATCTCGTTCGTAGTCCCATAACAGAACGGAATGAGACAGCTCTTCACATTGCAGTTGCAGCAAAACAAGCCACTTTTGTAAAAGAACTGGTCAAACATATGACTTCGGAGGAcatagaattaaaaaataaaaatggaaacaCAGCCCTTTGCTTTGCTGCTTTTGCTGGTGGATCCAAAGTCGTGTCAATTGCTAAGGAGATGgtgaaaaagaacaagaaactgCCATCAGTCCGtggtagaaaagaaaagacaccACTCTACTTTGCAGCTTCGAATGGACGTAGAAAGATGGTGTCGTATCTATACGACGTGACTCCTTTTGAAGATTTGAAACCTATCGAACGCATTGATATCCTTGTTGCCACTATTTCTACTGATATGTATG ATATAGCATTGACAATTCTGAAAAAGGACCCAAGTACTTTAGCAACTATGAAGAATAGCGAAGAAGAGATAGCATTGCAAGAGTTGGCTAGAAAACCTCTTGCATTCGACAGCAGAAGTCAGCTATCAGTATGGGAAAGGTGCTTCAACTCCT GGTTCAAAGGGACGTGTAACAAAGCTTTGATCCAATTACCCGCTCATAAATTAGTTCAACTCCTTTGGAGAGAGGTTCTAGTATTGCCAGAAGACAAGTTCATAGACCTCCTAGAGGAGCATTCATCTCTTCTTTTTGAAGCTGCAGAATTAGGGaatgttgaatatttaattattcTAATAGGCTCTTATCCTGATCTCATATGGAGAGTAGACAAGAACGTACAAACAATATTTCACATTGCTGTTAGACATCGACAAGAGAATGTgttcaatctaatatatgagTTAGGCGCTATCAAGGGTATGGTTGCAAAATACACAAATAGTGAATTCAACATGCTACACTTAGCTGGACAATTGGCTCCTTTAGATCGACTTAATATCATATCTGGAGCGCCCCTTCAAATGCAACGAGAGTTACTATGGTTTAAG GAAATAGAAAAGATTGTGCCGCCTTTATACAAGAAGTTGAAGAATATAGATCGAAAGAGTAAACGTGTGGATATATGTATCTGTGAATGTTTGGAGAATACATATCAAAAAGGTCAAGTTGAGGATAAAGATCAAGACAATAAAGCTGTGAATACACCTTCAAACACGAAGACGGAAAATACAGATAAAAAATGTCAACCTAGGGTTATAGATCAAGACGGTGGACTTGCGGCTACACCTTGGGAATTattcaaaaacaaacataaagagTTAAAAGAACAAGGAGAAAAGTGGATGAAAGACACAGCAAACTATTGCATGCTTGTGGCCGCATTGATTGCCACAGTGGTCTTTGCTGGAGCTTTTACTGTACCAGGTGGCAACGATCAAGAAATAGGAACAcccatttttttgaaaagtaagtGGTTTATGGTGTTTTTCATATCAGATGCATTGGCACTACTCTTCTCTTCAACTTCAATGCtaatatttttgtcaattttgacTTCACGTTATGCGGAAGAGGATTTTCTCATGTCATTACCTACAAAGTTGTTGGTTGGATTTACAACACTCTTCGTCTCTATAGCAAGCATGATTGTAGCTTTTAGTGCAACTTGCTTTTTGTTCTATTACAGTGAAGTGGCATGGGTTCCAATTATTCTAATTGCTTCTGCTAGTATCCCAGTTACTTTATTTGTTCTGCTACATTATCAACTTTGGGTTGATATTTTGCGATCAACATACTCGTCCAAGTTTCTTTTTCGGCCACATAAACATAAGCTATTTTAG
- the LOC132172234 gene encoding uncharacterized protein LOC132172234 isoform X2 — MIGKRPNTPQKPPMVKPSPTSPGRGQMAPKRPWSPSPKDDGDSNPHEEEDPPHRSKKRKESNPHEEEDPPHSTRRRNDKDWQKGPNTPQKPPMAKLSLTSPGKESKRPRRESSPSTAEETPAWSKLMTARFDNHFKLLETQLAEVQIQIGALTSTMGEFHSAFNNPQRIPSTDED, encoded by the exons ATG ATTGGCAAAAGACCAAACACACCGCAAAAGCCGCCGATGGTTAAACCGTCCCCAACAAGCCCTGGCCGAg GGCAAATGGCGCCTAAACGACCTTGGAGTCCTTCGCCCAAAGATGATGGGGATTCTAATCCCCACGAGGAAGAAGACCCTCCCCACCgtagcaaaaaaagaaaagagtctAATCCCCACGAGGAAGAAGACCCTCCCCACAGTACACGACGGCGAAATGACAAAG aTTGGCAAAAAGGACCAAATACACCGCAAAAGCCGCCGATGGCTAAACTGTCCCTAACAAGCCCTGGCAAAG AGTCCAAGCGACCACGGAGGGAGAGTTCGCCGTCCACAGCAGAGGAGACTCCAGCTTGGTCTAAGCTGATGACGGCACGTTTTGACAATCATTTCAAACTGCTGGAGACTCAGCTCGCAGAAGTGCAAATTCAGATTGGTGCCCTCACTAGCACTATGGGGGAATTTCATTCTGCATTTAATAATCCTCAACGGATACCATCTACTGATGAGGATTAG
- the LOC132171378 gene encoding ankyrin repeat-containing protein NPR4-like isoform X1: MRSGQNNDQEASTSSESNTPSDKPVSDEKNLARIERFHYLDTSVCLYKAALKGDWQAAKILIEKYRDLVRSPITERNETALHIAVAAKQATFVKELVKHMTSEDIELKNKNGNTALCFAAFAGGSKVVSIAKEMVKKNKKLPSVRGRKEKTPLYFAASNGRRKMVSYLYDVTPFEDLKPIERIDILVATISTDMYDIALTILKKDPSTLATMKNSEEEIALQELARKPLAFDSRSQLSVWERCFNSWFKGTCNKALIQLPAHKLVQLLWREVLVLPEDKFIDLLEEHSSLLFEAAELGNVEYLIILIGSYPDLIWRVDKNVQTIFHIAVRHRQENVFNLIYELGAIKGMVAKYTNSEFNMLHLAGQLAPLDRLNIISGAPLQMQRELLWFKEIEKIVPPLYKKLKNIDRKSKRVDICICECLENTYQKGQVEDKDQDNKAVNTPSNTKTENTDKKCQPRVIDQDGGLAATPWELFKNKHKELKEQGEKWMKDTANYCMLVAALIATVVFAGAFTVPGGNDQEIGTPIFLKSKWFMVFFISDALALLFSSTSMLIFLSILTSRYAEEDFLMSLPTKLLVGFTTLFVSIASMIVAFSATCFLFYYSEVAWVPIILIASASIPVTLFVLLHYQLWVDILRSTYSSKFLFRPHKHKLF; this comes from the exons ATGAGAAGTGGACAAAATAACGATCAAGAAGCATCCACTTCCTCTGAATCAAATACACCATCAGATAAGCCCGTCTCAGATGAGAAAAATCTAGCGA GGATAGAAAGATTTCATTACCTTGACACTTCGGTTTGCCTCTATAAAGCTGCCCTAAAAGGAGATTGGCAAGCTGCTAAGATTCTAATTGAGAAATATCGAGATCTCGTTCGTAGTCCCATAACAGAACGGAATGAGACAGCTCTTCACATTGCAGTTGCAGCAAAACAAGCCACTTTTGTAAAAGAACTGGTCAAACATATGACTTCGGAGGAcatagaattaaaaaataaaaatggaaacaCAGCCCTTTGCTTTGCTGCTTTTGCTGGTGGATCCAAAGTCGTGTCAATTGCTAAGGAGATGgtgaaaaagaacaagaaactgCCATCAGTCCGtggtagaaaagaaaagacaccACTCTACTTTGCAGCTTCGAATGGACGTAGAAAGATGGTGTCGTATCTATACGACGTGACTCCTTTTGAAGATTTGAAACCTATCGAACGCATTGATATCCTTGTTGCCACTATTTCTACTGATATGTATG ATATAGCATTGACAATTCTGAAAAAGGACCCAAGTACTTTAGCAACTATGAAGAATAGCGAAGAAGAGATAGCATTGCAAGAGTTGGCTAGAAAACCTCTTGCATTCGACAGCAGAAGTCAGCTATCAGTATGGGAAAGGTGCTTCAACTCCT GGTTCAAAGGGACGTGTAACAAAGCTTTGATCCAATTACCCGCTCATAAATTAGTTCAACTCCTTTGGAGAGAGGTTCTAGTATTGCCAGAAGACAAGTTCATAGACCTCCTAGAGGAGCATTCATCTCTTCTTTTTGAAGCTGCAGAATTAGGGaatgttgaatatttaattattcTAATAGGCTCTTATCCTGATCTCATATGGAGAGTAGACAAGAACGTACAAACAATATTTCACATTGCTGTTAGACATCGACAAGAGAATGTgttcaatctaatatatgagTTAGGCGCTATCAAGGGTATGGTTGCAAAATACACAAATAGTGAATTCAACATGCTACACTTAGCTGGACAATTGGCTCCTTTAGATCGACTTAATATCATATCTGGAGCGCCCCTTCAAATGCAACGAGAGTTACTATGGTTTAAG GAAATAGAAAAGATTGTGCCGCCTTTATACAAGAAGTTGAAGAATATAGATCGAAAGAGTAAACGTGTGGATATATGTATCTGTGAATGTTTGGAGAATACATATCAAAAAGGTCAAGTTGAGGATAAAGATCAAGACAATAAAGCTGTGAATACACCTTCAAACACGAAGACGGAAAATACAGATAAAAAATGTCAACCTAGGGTTATAGATCAAGACGGTGGACTTGCGGCTACACCTTGGGAATTattcaaaaacaaacataaagagTTAAAAGAACAAGGAGAAAAGTGGATGAAAGACACAGCAAACTATTGCATGCTTGTGGCCGCATTGATTGCCACAGTGGTCTTTGCTGGAGCTTTTACTGTACCAGGTGGCAACGATCAAGAAATAGGAACAcccatttttttgaaaagtaagtGGTTTATGGTGTTTTTCATATCAGATGCATTGGCACTACTCTTCTCTTCAACTTCAATGCtaatatttttgtcaattttgacTTCACGTTATGCGGAAGAGGATTTTCTCATGTCATTACCTACAAAGTTGTTGGTTGGATTTACAACACTCTTCGTCTCTATAGCAAGCATGATTGTAGCTTTTAGTGCAACTTGCTTTTTGTTCTATTACAGTGAAGTGGCATGGGTTCCAATTATTCTAATTGCTTCTGCTAGTATCCCAGTTACTTTATTTGTTCTGCTACATTATCAACTTTGGGTTGATATTTTGCGATCAACATACTCGTCCAAGTTTCTTTTTCGGCCACATAAACATAAGCTATTTTAG
- the LOC132172234 gene encoding uncharacterized protein LOC132172234 isoform X3, producing the protein MTKDHLAVILNGQMAPKRPWSPSPKDDGDSNPHEEEDPPHRSKKRKESNPHEEEDPPHSTRRRNDKDWQKGPNTPQKPPMAKLSLTSPGKAESKRPRRESSPSTAEETPAWSKLMTARFDNHFKLLETQLAEVQIQIGALTSTMGEFHSAFNNPQRIPSTDED; encoded by the exons ATGACGAAGGATCACCTTGCGGTTATTTTAAATG GGCAAATGGCGCCTAAACGACCTTGGAGTCCTTCGCCCAAAGATGATGGGGATTCTAATCCCCACGAGGAAGAAGACCCTCCCCACCgtagcaaaaaaagaaaagagtctAATCCCCACGAGGAAGAAGACCCTCCCCACAGTACACGACGGCGAAATGACAAAG aTTGGCAAAAAGGACCAAATACACCGCAAAAGCCGCCGATGGCTAAACTGTCCCTAACAAGCCCTGGCAAAG CAGAGTCCAAGCGACCACGGAGGGAGAGTTCGCCGTCCACAGCAGAGGAGACTCCAGCTTGGTCTAAGCTGATGACGGCACGTTTTGACAATCATTTCAAACTGCTGGAGACTCAGCTCGCAGAAGTGCAAATTCAGATTGGTGCCCTCACTAGCACTATGGGGGAATTTCATTCTGCATTTAATAATCCTCAACGGATACCATCTACTGATGAGGATTAG
- the LOC132171378 gene encoding uncharacterized protein LOC132171378 isoform X3 — translation MRSGQNNDQEASTSSESNTPSDKPVSDEKNLARIERFHYLDTSVCLYKAALKGDWQAAKILIEKYRDLVRSPITERNETALHIAVAAKQATFVKELVKHMTSEDIELKNKNGNTALCFAAFAGGSKVVSIAKEMVKKNKKLPSVRGRKEKTPLYFAASNGRRKMVSYLYDVTPFEDLKPIERIDILVATISTDMYDIALTILKKDPSTLATMKNSEEEIALQELARKPLAFDSRSQLSVWERCFNSWFKGTCNKALIQLPAHKLVQLLWREVLVLPEDKFIDLLEEHSSLLFEAAELGNVEYLIILIGSYPDLIWRVDKNVQTIFHIAVRHRQENVFNLIYELGAIKGMVAKYTNSEFNMLHLAGQLAPLDRLNIISGAPLQMQRELLWFKKRLCRLYTRS, via the exons ATGAGAAGTGGACAAAATAACGATCAAGAAGCATCCACTTCCTCTGAATCAAATACACCATCAGATAAGCCCGTCTCAGATGAGAAAAATCTAGCGA GGATAGAAAGATTTCATTACCTTGACACTTCGGTTTGCCTCTATAAAGCTGCCCTAAAAGGAGATTGGCAAGCTGCTAAGATTCTAATTGAGAAATATCGAGATCTCGTTCGTAGTCCCATAACAGAACGGAATGAGACAGCTCTTCACATTGCAGTTGCAGCAAAACAAGCCACTTTTGTAAAAGAACTGGTCAAACATATGACTTCGGAGGAcatagaattaaaaaataaaaatggaaacaCAGCCCTTTGCTTTGCTGCTTTTGCTGGTGGATCCAAAGTCGTGTCAATTGCTAAGGAGATGgtgaaaaagaacaagaaactgCCATCAGTCCGtggtagaaaagaaaagacaccACTCTACTTTGCAGCTTCGAATGGACGTAGAAAGATGGTGTCGTATCTATACGACGTGACTCCTTTTGAAGATTTGAAACCTATCGAACGCATTGATATCCTTGTTGCCACTATTTCTACTGATATGTATG ATATAGCATTGACAATTCTGAAAAAGGACCCAAGTACTTTAGCAACTATGAAGAATAGCGAAGAAGAGATAGCATTGCAAGAGTTGGCTAGAAAACCTCTTGCATTCGACAGCAGAAGTCAGCTATCAGTATGGGAAAGGTGCTTCAACTCCT GGTTCAAAGGGACGTGTAACAAAGCTTTGATCCAATTACCCGCTCATAAATTAGTTCAACTCCTTTGGAGAGAGGTTCTAGTATTGCCAGAAGACAAGTTCATAGACCTCCTAGAGGAGCATTCATCTCTTCTTTTTGAAGCTGCAGAATTAGGGaatgttgaatatttaattattcTAATAGGCTCTTATCCTGATCTCATATGGAGAGTAGACAAGAACGTACAAACAATATTTCACATTGCTGTTAGACATCGACAAGAGAATGTgttcaatctaatatatgagTTAGGCGCTATCAAGGGTATGGTTGCAAAATACACAAATAGTGAATTCAACATGCTACACTTAGCTGGACAATTGGCTCCTTTAGATCGACTTAATATCATATCTGGAGCGCCCCTTCAAATGCAACGAGAGTTACTATGGTTTAAG AAAAGATTGTGCCGCCTTTATACAAGAAGTTGA